The sequence below is a genomic window from Chondrinema litorale.
TGTGGTACCATTGGTAAATGTGTTGAGTGTATTCTCTTTTGCTTTCTATATCCCCGAAAATCCCAAAAATCCGAGAGCTATCTTACGAAATATTATGACAAACCCACTTGTACTATCTTGTATTGTCGGCATATTTTTAAACATTACAGGTATAGGCTTGCCTTTCGGAAGTAAAGATTTAATTTCAATTATTAGCAAAGCAGCTTTGCCACTTGGCTTACTATCTGTTGGAAATGGTTTAATTATTAGTGATTTGAGAAGTATGCTAAAACCTGTGTTTTTTGCCTTTGTTCTTAAATTGTTTTTCCTTCCTATAGCTGTATTTGTTTTAGGTTTATTAATGCACTTAGATAATACCATTATTTTCCCTGCTGTACTATTGGCAAGTGTACCTTGTGCAGTATCTTCTTATATTTTAGCTGGACAATTAAAAGGAGATCAACCTTTAATGGCAGGAATTATCACACTAGAAACCCTTCTAGCAAGTCTCACCATGCCTTTAATTCTATTTTTTATGACTTAGGGATGAGCCTAAAACTCCTGTTCACAAAAACTTCATCATCATATTTTTCTATTCCTTTAAAATTTATTGAAATATGAACATCTCTTCCATAAGAAATTAGTTATCATATTATGTAAATTTGCTTCACTTACATCAATAAACACATTACTATAAACAGCCGTCTATGTTTTTAGTCCACCTATTTTACAGATATTTCCTTTGGTTAATCGGATGGAAAATAAAAGGAAAGAAACCTAAGGAAGTAAAAAAGTATGTGCTTATACTAGCTCATCATACCTCTAATTGGGATTTCCCCATTGCTGTAGCTGCCCGACCTTTAGTGAAAGTGAATGATGCTCGATTTCTGGGGAAGGCATCGCTCTTTAAATCAAAATTTGGTTTTATATTTTATTGGCTTGGTGGTACTCCGGTTGATAGGAGTAAGCATAATAACTTGGTAGATCAGGTAGCAGAGAAGTACAAAG
It includes:
- a CDS encoding AEC family transporter, which codes for MLDILQAIIPIFALVIIGAWFKNKKFPGEGFWPLADKLTYYFLLPALLVEKLALADLSGKSFLGISVLMFGSIVASGLLSMLLCYVGGVAPRGAPSVFQGSIRPNTFVALAAASTLYGHDGLTVVALCLLVVVPLVNVLSVFSFAFYIPENPKNPRAILRNIMTNPLVLSCIVGIFLNITGIGLPFGSKDLISIISKAALPLGLLSVGNGLIISDLRSMLKPVFFAFVLKLFFLPIAVFVLGLLMHLDNTIIFPAVLLASVPCAVSSYILAGQLKGDQPLMAGIITLETLLASLTMPLILFFMT